From the Quercus lobata isolate SW786 chromosome 6, ValleyOak3.0 Primary Assembly, whole genome shotgun sequence genome, one window contains:
- the LOC115949918 gene encoding uncharacterized protein LOC115949918: MDEVLKEWKKLSLTNEDGERVRLTKSHFSTDEKHILAVRFMTRSALNVEAVVRTFKPLWRARKEFVIREAGDHMLLFVFRSDTDAERVLANEPWSFDKHVVLFRRYNFSIQTKNLKFFTMKFWIKMHGLPMSMLNTITAMELEGTIGNYDAVNITNKLHDPRTLVTISAQKREKT, from the coding sequence ATGGATGAAGTTCTCAAAGAATGGAAGAAACTATCCCTAACGAATGAAGATGGTGAAAGAGTCAGATTAACAAAGTCTCATTTCTCCACAGATGAAAAGCATATACTAGCAGTGAGGTTTATGACTAGAAGCGCTCTTAATGTGGAGGCAGTGGTTAGAACTTTCAAACCGCTTTGGAGGGCTCGAAAGGAATTCGTAATAAGAGAAGCTGGAGATCACATGCTATTGTTTGTCTTTAGATCAGATACAGATGCAGAACGAGTCCTTGCGAATGAACCTTGGTCTTTTGACAAGCATGTGGTCCTTTTTCGACGTTACAATTTctccatccaaacaaaaaatctcaaattctttACCATGAAGTTCTGGATAAAAATGCATGGTTTACCAATGAGTATGCTCAACACTATTACAGCTATGGAGTTAGAAGGAACAATTGGTAATTATGATGCCGTAAATATCACCAATAAGCTACATGATCCTCGCACGCTCGTAACGATATCTGcacagaaaagagagaagacctaa